One part of the Synergistaceae bacterium genome encodes these proteins:
- a CDS encoding peptidylprolyl isomerase, whose protein sequence is MRELLKGITVSDDEAQKFYDDNKNSFMQPEKVHARHILISGDADELAAKIIADLKAGASFDVLAKEYSLDPGSKANGGDLGEFPRGVMVPDFEKAAFALKNPGDISEPVKSQFGLHIIKLEAKIPAAPTPFEQVKPRIMQELREKKTQELLKARSEELEKIYKVERF, encoded by the coding sequence ATGCGCGAGTTATTGAAGGGGATCACAGTAAGCGACGACGAAGCACAAAAATTTTACGACGATAACAAAAACTCTTTCATGCAGCCGGAAAAAGTTCACGCAAGACACATTTTAATCAGCGGTGATGCAGACGAGTTAGCAGCAAAAATTATCGCAGATTTAAAAGCGGGCGCGTCATTTGATGTCCTCGCAAAAGAATATTCACTTGATCCAGGCAGTAAAGCTAACGGCGGTGATTTGGGCGAATTTCCTCGCGGTGTGATGGTGCCTGATTTCGAGAAAGCAGCATTTGCACTCAAGAATCCCGGCGATATTTCAGAACCGGTTAAATCACAATTTGGACTGCACATAATAAAACTTGAAGCAAAGATTCCGGCAGCTCCTACACCTTTTGAGCAGGTAAAACCCAGAATCATGCAGGAATTGCGCGAGAAAAAGACTCAAGAGTTGTTAAAGGCTCGTTCAGAAGAGTTAGAGAAAATTTACAAAGTCGAAAGATTCTAA